A single region of the Pseudomonas sp. B21-023 genome encodes:
- a CDS encoding DUF4224 domain-containing protein codes for MQTEILSDEELAELTGYKARGYQRRWLEERGWVFVETRSGRPLVGRHYVRMKLGVSLGIVPTASPPPVVPAWTPDISKVR; via the coding sequence ATGCAAACCGAGATTCTTTCGGACGAAGAGCTAGCCGAGCTGACTGGCTATAAGGCCAGGGGATATCAGCGCCGCTGGCTAGAGGAACGTGGTTGGGTATTCGTTGAAACCCGAAGCGGGCGCCCACTGGTTGGCCGCCATTACGTCCGCATGAAGCTGGGCGTGAGCCTTGGAATAGTGCCAACGGCGTCACCGCCACCTGTAGTCCCTGCGTGGACACCTGACATTTCGAAGGTGAGGTGA
- a CDS encoding tyrosine-type recombinase/integrase — MRPRKTENRDLPPGMYRRKRTSKSKKNPGKEWISYFYLDKSGKPVPLGTDLNLARLKWAELEAKEKPKDLVTMGAIFDRYERDIIPKKAPRTQKDNLAEIRQLRSYFEKAPIDGITPAHVAKYRDARTAPVRANRELATLSHIFNIAREWGLTNQKNPCQGVRKNKEVPRDFYANDAIWSAVYAKAVGELKDAMDLAYLTGQRPADVLAMRKDDIEGKALGVKQKKTQKKLRIMLEVDGVESSLGALIRKILERNAPHGSPYLLLTDSGKRVSAAMLRHRWDDAREEAVKEAVAAGDQVLAGRISQFQFRDIRPKAASEITDVDHASLLLGHTKGDITERVYRRVGALAKPTK; from the coding sequence ATGCGCCCACGGAAGACTGAGAACCGTGACCTGCCGCCCGGCATGTACCGGCGCAAGCGCACTAGTAAAAGCAAGAAAAACCCTGGCAAGGAGTGGATCAGCTACTTCTACTTGGATAAGTCTGGGAAGCCGGTACCGCTGGGCACTGACCTGAACCTGGCAAGGCTGAAATGGGCCGAGCTGGAAGCGAAGGAGAAACCCAAGGACCTGGTCACCATGGGGGCGATATTTGACCGATACGAGCGCGACATCATCCCGAAGAAGGCGCCGCGCACTCAGAAAGACAACCTGGCCGAAATACGCCAGTTGCGCAGCTACTTCGAGAAGGCTCCAATCGACGGCATTACGCCCGCTCATGTAGCGAAGTACCGCGACGCCAGGACGGCGCCGGTCCGTGCAAACCGAGAGCTCGCCACCCTGTCGCACATCTTCAACATCGCCCGTGAATGGGGCCTTACCAACCAGAAGAACCCCTGCCAGGGTGTACGCAAGAATAAGGAGGTGCCGCGGGACTTCTACGCGAACGACGCAATCTGGAGCGCGGTTTACGCGAAAGCGGTGGGCGAATTGAAGGATGCCATGGACTTGGCATATTTGACGGGCCAGCGTCCGGCGGACGTGCTGGCAATGAGGAAGGATGACATCGAGGGCAAGGCCCTAGGCGTAAAGCAGAAGAAGACCCAGAAGAAGCTGCGGATCATGCTTGAGGTGGACGGAGTAGAAAGCAGCTTGGGCGCGTTGATCAGAAAGATTCTGGAGCGGAACGCACCCCATGGATCGCCCTACCTGTTGCTGACCGATTCAGGCAAACGGGTCTCGGCGGCCATGCTTCGCCATCGATGGGACGATGCCAGGGAGGAAGCTGTGAAGGAAGCAGTCGCAGCCGGCGACCAGGTCCTGGCCGGCAGGATCAGCCAGTTCCAGTTCCGAGACATCCGCCCAAAAGCTGCATCGGAAATCACTGACGTCGACCACGCCAGCCTGCTGCTGGGGCACACCAAGGGCGACATCACCGAACGGGTTTACCGCCGTGTTGGAGCCTTGGCGAAACCCACGAAATAG
- a CDS encoding Bax inhibitor-1/YccA family protein, producing the protein MREQDYAVQHGQQVEQQEVSKVLRNTYSLLALTLAFSGIMAFVAQQMRVGYPNIFVVLIGFYGLFFLTNKLRDSAWGLVSTFALTGFMGFILGPILNRYLGMAGGAEVVSSAFAMTALVFGGLSAYVLITRKDMSFLSGFITAGFFVLLGAVVASFFFQISGLQLAISAGFVLFSSVCILFQTSAIIHGGERNYIMATISLYVSIYNLFVSLLQLFGIMGRDD; encoded by the coding sequence ATGCGCGAACAGGATTACGCCGTCCAACACGGCCAGCAGGTCGAGCAGCAGGAGGTCAGCAAGGTCCTGCGCAACACGTACAGCCTGCTGGCTCTCACCCTCGCCTTCAGCGGCATCATGGCCTTCGTCGCCCAGCAGATGCGTGTCGGCTACCCGAACATCTTCGTGGTGCTGATCGGCTTCTACGGTTTGTTCTTCCTCACCAACAAGCTGCGTGACTCGGCCTGGGGCCTGGTTTCTACCTTCGCCCTCACCGGCTTCATGGGCTTCATCCTCGGCCCGATCCTCAACCGCTACCTGGGCATGGCCGGTGGCGCCGAAGTGGTCAGCTCGGCCTTCGCCATGACCGCCCTGGTGTTCGGCGGCCTGTCGGCCTACGTGCTGATCACCCGCAAGGACATGAGCTTCCTCAGCGGCTTCATCACCGCCGGCTTCTTCGTCCTGCTGGGTGCCGTGGTGGCTAGCTTCTTCTTCCAGATCAGCGGCCTGCAACTGGCGATCAGCGCTGGCTTCGTGCTGTTCTCGTCGGTCTGCATCCTGTTCCAGACCAGCGCCATCATCCATGGCGGCGAGCGCAACTACATCATGGCTACCATCAGCCTGTACGTGTCGATCTACAACCTGTTCGTCAGCCTGCTGCAGCTGTTCGGCATCATGGGCCGCGACGACTGA
- a CDS encoding nucleobase:cation symporter-2 family protein, with amino-acid sequence MSSHEHGPGAAAPANELVLGLEDKPRLLIGLLAALQHLLAIIVPIVTPGLLICQALGVSARDTNLIVSMSLVISGIATFVQCKRFGPFGAGLLIVQGTSFNFVGPLIAGGALMVKQGTPVEGVMAAIFGVVIAGSFVEMGVSRILPFVKRLITPLVTGIVVLMIGLTLIKVGLISMGGGFGAMANGTFADGENLLLSGVVLAIIVILNRVPVVWMRSCAIVIALAVGYALAGYLGRLDFTGMHQAALFQVPTPLHFGLGFSWSLFIPMLVIYLVTSLEAIGDVTATSKVSRQPVEGPVWMQRIKGGVLVNGANSLLAGLFNTFPSSIFAQNNGVIQLTGIASRHIGIWIAAMLVLLGLFPSVAGVIQAVPEPVLGGAAMVMFGAVAASGINILASTRLDRRALLIIAVSLSLGLGVAQVPEFLAHMPSALRNVLESGVATGGICALVLNWFLPESKDQA; translated from the coding sequence ATGAGTTCACACGAACACGGCCCAGGCGCGGCGGCGCCTGCCAATGAACTGGTCCTAGGCCTCGAGGACAAGCCTCGCTTGCTGATCGGCCTGCTGGCAGCACTGCAGCATTTGTTGGCAATCATCGTGCCGATCGTCACGCCAGGCCTGCTAATCTGCCAGGCGCTGGGCGTGTCGGCGCGTGATACCAACCTGATCGTGTCGATGTCGCTGGTGATCTCGGGCATCGCCACCTTTGTCCAGTGCAAGCGCTTTGGGCCGTTCGGCGCCGGGCTGTTGATCGTGCAAGGCACCAGCTTCAACTTCGTCGGCCCGCTGATCGCCGGCGGCGCGCTGATGGTCAAGCAGGGCACGCCAGTCGAGGGCGTGATGGCGGCGATCTTCGGCGTGGTCATCGCCGGTTCGTTCGTGGAAATGGGCGTGTCGCGCATCCTGCCCTTCGTCAAGCGCCTGATTACCCCGCTGGTGACCGGCATCGTCGTGCTGATGATCGGCCTGACCTTGATCAAGGTCGGCCTGATCAGCATGGGCGGCGGCTTCGGCGCCATGGCCAACGGCACCTTCGCCGATGGCGAGAACCTGCTGCTGTCGGGCGTGGTGCTGGCGATCATCGTCATCCTCAACCGTGTCCCGGTGGTATGGATGCGCAGCTGCGCCATCGTCATCGCCCTGGCTGTGGGCTACGCCCTGGCCGGCTACCTGGGCCGCCTGGACTTCACTGGCATGCACCAGGCCGCACTGTTCCAGGTGCCGACGCCGTTGCACTTCGGCCTGGGCTTCTCCTGGTCGCTGTTCATCCCGATGCTGGTGATCTACCTGGTCACCTCGCTGGAGGCCATCGGTGACGTGACTGCGACCAGCAAGGTTTCACGCCAGCCGGTCGAAGGCCCGGTGTGGATGCAGCGGATCAAGGGCGGGGTGCTGGTCAACGGTGCCAACTCGCTGCTGGCGGGCCTGTTCAACACCTTCCCCAGCTCGATTTTCGCCCAGAACAACGGCGTGATTCAGCTGACCGGCATTGCCAGCCGCCATATCGGTATCTGGATCGCCGCCATGCTGGTCCTGCTGGGCCTGTTCCCGTCGGTTGCCGGGGTGATCCAGGCAGTGCCGGAGCCAGTGCTCGGCGGCGCGGCCATGGTGATGTTCGGCGCCGTCGCGGCCTCGGGTATCAATATCCTCGCCAGCACCCGCCTCGACCGCCGCGCCCTGCTGATCATCGCCGTGTCGCTGTCGCTGGGCCTGGGCGTGGCCCAAGTGCCGGAGTTCCTCGCGCACATGCCGTCGGCGCTGCGCAACGTACTGGAGTCGGGTGTCGCCACCGGCGGCATCTGTGCCCTGGTGCTCAACTGGTTCCTGCCGGAAAGCAAAGACCAGGCCTGA
- the tusD gene encoding sulfurtransferase complex subunit TusD: MKFAIAVFSPAHAPSSRRALRFAEAVLAGGHEIARLFFYQDGVHSASANIVAPQDELDVAAQWRAFVSDHRLDAVVCIAAALRRGVLDDTEANRYQRPAVNLPMPWELSGLGQLHEAAQLADRLVCFGGD; encoded by the coding sequence ATGAAATTCGCCATTGCGGTCTTTTCCCCGGCCCATGCGCCCTCCTCCCGCCGCGCCTTGCGCTTTGCCGAGGCGGTGCTGGCCGGCGGGCATGAAATTGCCCGGCTGTTCTTCTACCAGGACGGGGTGCACAGTGCCTCGGCCAATATCGTCGCGCCCCAGGATGAGCTGGACGTGGCCGCGCAGTGGCGCGCTTTCGTCAGCGATCACCGGCTCGACGCCGTGGTGTGCATTGCCGCCGCCCTGCGCCGGGGTGTGCTCGACGACACCGAGGCCAACCGCTACCAGCGCCCGGCGGTGAACCTGCCGATGCCGTGGGAGCTGTCCGGCCTGGGCCAGCTGCACGAAGCCGCGCAACTGGCCGACCGCCTGGTCTGCTTCGGAGGTGATTGA
- the tusC gene encoding sulfurtransferase complex subunit TusC — MAKSLLIISRQAPWSGPSAREALDIALAGGAFDLPLGMLFLDDGVFQLAAAQQPDAVQQKNLAANLQALPMFGVEELFACGHSLARRGLDNDALSLPVEVLDNAALTALIARFDQVVTL; from the coding sequence ATGGCCAAGTCCTTGCTGATCATCAGCCGCCAGGCGCCATGGAGCGGCCCGTCCGCTCGCGAAGCCCTGGACATCGCCCTGGCCGGTGGCGCCTTCGATTTGCCGCTGGGCATGCTGTTCCTCGATGACGGCGTGTTCCAGCTCGCCGCCGCACAGCAGCCAGACGCCGTGCAACAGAAGAACCTGGCCGCCAACCTCCAGGCCCTGCCGATGTTCGGTGTGGAGGAATTGTTCGCCTGTGGCCACAGCCTCGCCCGCCGAGGGCTGGACAACGATGCCCTGTCACTGCCGGTGGAAGTGCTCGACAACGCCGCACTGACCGCACTGATTGCCCGTTTCGACCAGGTGGTGACGCTCTGA
- the tusB gene encoding sulfurtransferase complex subunit TusB — MTTLHVIAHSPFGDERLASCLRLLGPQDALLLCGDATYALKAGTEPFAALQAANLGERLFALAEDLRARALDSQLAKAVDYPAFVELTLHHDKVNSWL; from the coding sequence ATGACGACCCTGCACGTAATCGCCCATTCGCCCTTCGGTGACGAGCGCCTGGCCAGTTGCCTGCGTCTACTTGGCCCGCAGGACGCGCTGCTGCTGTGCGGTGACGCCACCTACGCGCTCAAGGCCGGCACCGAGCCCTTCGCTGCCCTGCAGGCCGCCAATCTCGGCGAGCGCCTGTTCGCCCTCGCCGAAGACCTGCGGGCCCGCGCCCTCGACAGCCAATTGGCCAAGGCAGTGGACTACCCAGCCTTTGTCGAGCTCACCCTGCACCACGACAAGGTCAACAGCTGGCTATGA
- a CDS encoding TusE/DsrC/DsvC family sulfur relay protein — MSTLTVGERSIALDKDGFLVELQDWSPEVAEALATRESIALTADHWEILELLRQFYQEYQLSPATRPLIKYTALKLGAEKGNSPHLNRLFNGTPAKLAAKLAGLPKPTNCI, encoded by the coding sequence ATGAGCACCCTGACTGTCGGCGAGCGCAGCATCGCCCTGGACAAGGACGGCTTTCTGGTCGAGCTGCAGGACTGGTCCCCCGAAGTCGCCGAAGCCCTAGCCACGCGCGAAAGCATCGCCCTGACCGCAGACCACTGGGAAATCCTCGAGCTGCTGCGCCAGTTCTACCAGGAGTACCAGCTGTCGCCGGCCACGCGCCCGCTGATCAAGTACACCGCGCTCAAGCTCGGCGCCGAGAAAGGCAACAGCCCGCACCTCAATCGCCTGTTCAACGGCACCCCCGCCAAACTCGCCGCCAAACTGGCGGGCCTGCCCAAGCCGACTAATTGCATATGA
- a CDS encoding glycosyl transferase family protein yields the protein MTESLLNEARPLTLQTPAEHPFAEFVRILGKGKRGARGLTREEARAAMTLLLEGKVEDTQLGAFLMLLRHKEESAEELAGFTEALRTHLHAPRIAVDLDWPSYAGKKRHLPWYLLAAKCLAGNGVRILMHGGGAHTAGRLYTEQLLDLLGIPLCRNWTAVEQTLSSHRLAFFPLQDWAPQLQRMIDLRNTLGLRSPIHSLARVLNPLGARCGLQSIFHPGYQAVHREASRLLGDHAVVIKGDGGEIEVNPDVISHLYGTSSGEAWDEEWPALSPQRHVKPASLQPEHLLAVWRGEAQDSYGELAVVATMALALRGLGQGREQAFSCARDYWGNRRSID from the coding sequence ATGACCGAGTCCCTGCTGAACGAAGCACGCCCACTAACCCTGCAAACCCCGGCCGAACACCCTTTCGCCGAGTTCGTGCGCATCCTCGGCAAGGGCAAGCGTGGCGCCCGCGGCCTGACCCGCGAGGAAGCCCGCGCCGCGATGACCCTGCTGCTCGAGGGCAAGGTCGAGGACACCCAGCTGGGCGCCTTCCTGATGCTGCTGCGGCACAAGGAAGAAAGCGCCGAGGAGCTGGCCGGCTTCACCGAGGCCCTGCGCACCCACCTGCACGCCCCCCGCATCGCCGTCGACCTCGACTGGCCCAGCTACGCCGGCAAGAAGCGCCACCTGCCGTGGTACCTGCTAGCGGCCAAGTGCCTGGCGGGCAACGGCGTGCGTATCTTGATGCACGGCGGCGGTGCCCATACGGCGGGCAGGCTGTACACCGAGCAACTGCTCGACTTGCTGGGCATTCCGCTGTGTCGCAACTGGACGGCCGTGGAGCAAACCCTGTCCAGCCATCGGCTGGCCTTCTTCCCGCTGCAGGACTGGGCGCCGCAGCTTCAACGCATGATCGACCTGCGCAACACCCTGGGCCTGCGCTCGCCCATCCACTCCCTCGCCCGGGTGCTCAACCCTCTCGGCGCCCGCTGCGGCCTACAGAGCATCTTCCACCCTGGCTACCAGGCGGTGCACCGCGAGGCCAGCCGCCTGCTCGGCGACCACGCCGTGGTGATCAAGGGCGACGGTGGCGAGATCGAGGTCAACCCGGATGTCATCAGCCACCTGTATGGCACTTCGTCCGGCGAGGCCTGGGACGAGGAGTGGCCGGCCCTCAGCCCTCAGCGCCATGTGAAGCCAGCCAGCCTGCAGCCCGAGCACCTGCTGGCGGTATGGCGTGGCGAGGCACAGGACAGCTATGGCGAGCTGGCCGTGGTCGCCACTATGGCCCTCGCCCTGCGCGGGCTGGGCCAGGGCCGCGAGCAGGCGTTCAGCTGCGCTCGCGACTACTGGGGCAACCGTAGAAGCATCGATTAA
- a CDS encoding glutathione S-transferase family protein, whose product MGLLIDGHWHDQWYQTSQDGAFKRENAQRRNQLPAAEAGRYHLYVSLACPWAHRTLIFRAIKGLEPLIGVSVVSWLMGEHGWTFDQQQGSSGDHLDALQYLHQRYTQDDPHYTGRVTVPVLWDKQEKRIVNNESAEIIRIFNSAFNELTDNTLDLYPEPLRATIDALNERIYPAVNNGVYRAGFATAQEAYEAAFDDVFNELDRLEALLGRQRYLAGEYLTEADVRLFTTLVRFDAVYHGHFKCNLRRLSDYPNLSNWLRELYQWPGVADTVNMEHIQKHYYMSHKTINPNGIVPKGPLQDFGLPHDRERLMGKGIWKA is encoded by the coding sequence ATGGGCCTTTTGATCGATGGCCATTGGCATGACCAGTGGTACCAGACCAGCCAGGATGGCGCGTTCAAGCGCGAGAACGCCCAGCGCCGCAATCAACTGCCCGCCGCCGAGGCCGGCCGCTATCATCTGTATGTGTCGCTGGCCTGCCCCTGGGCGCATCGCACCCTGATTTTCCGCGCCATCAAGGGCCTGGAACCGCTGATCGGTGTCTCTGTGGTCAGTTGGCTGATGGGCGAGCACGGCTGGACCTTCGACCAGCAGCAGGGCTCCAGCGGTGATCATCTGGACGCATTGCAATACCTGCACCAGCGCTACACCCAGGACGACCCGCATTACACCGGGCGCGTGACCGTGCCGGTGCTGTGGGACAAGCAGGAGAAGCGCATCGTCAACAATGAGTCGGCCGAGATCATCCGCATCTTCAACAGCGCGTTCAACGAACTGACCGACAACACCCTGGACCTGTACCCCGAGCCGCTGCGCGCGACCATCGATGCGCTCAACGAACGTATCTACCCGGCCGTGAACAACGGCGTGTACCGCGCAGGCTTTGCCACCGCGCAAGAGGCTTACGAGGCCGCCTTCGACGATGTCTTCAACGAACTGGACCGCTTAGAGGCGCTACTGGGCCGCCAGCGTTACCTGGCCGGTGAGTACCTGACCGAAGCCGATGTGCGTCTGTTCACCACCCTGGTGCGTTTCGACGCGGTATACCACGGTCACTTCAAGTGCAACCTGCGCCGCTTGAGCGACTACCCGAACCTGTCCAACTGGCTGCGTGAGCTGTATCAATGGCCGGGCGTGGCGGACACAGTGAACATGGAGCACATCCAGAAGCACTATTACATGAGCCACAAGACCATCAACCCGAACGGGATCGTGCCCAAGGGGCCGCTGCAGGATTTCGGCTTGCCGCATGATCGGGAGCGGTTAATGGGCAAAGGGATCTGGAAGGCTTGA
- the cysG gene encoding siroheme synthase CysG — translation MDYLPLFHKLQGGRVLVVGGGEIALRKARLLADAGAALRVVAPEVDGQLATLAREGGGEVLVRGYQASDLDGCRLVIAATDDSALNAQVSTEAQARSLPVNVVDAPALCTVIFPAIVDRSPLVVAVSSGGDAPVLARLIRAKLEAWIPSAYGELAGLAARFRERVKALYPDVNQRRGFWETVFQGPIAERQLAGQGAEAERLLQAMVDGAPVQQGGEVYLVGAGPGDPDLLTFRALRLMQQADVVLYDRLVAPAIIEMCRRDAERIYVGKRRADHAVPQDKINRLLVDLARQGKRVLRLKGGDPFIFGRGGEEIEELADEGIPFQVVPGITAASGCSAYGGIPLTHRDYAQSVRFVTGHLKDGTSNLPWNDLVAPAQTLVFYMGLVGLPTICAELIRHGRAASTPAALVQQGTTRNQRVFTGTLADLPALVARHEVHAPTLVIVGEVVQLREKLAWFEGSQDV, via the coding sequence ATGGACTACCTGCCGCTGTTCCACAAGCTGCAGGGTGGCCGTGTGCTGGTCGTCGGCGGCGGCGAGATCGCCTTGCGCAAGGCGCGCTTGCTGGCCGACGCCGGCGCCGCGCTGCGGGTGGTGGCGCCTGAGGTCGACGGCCAGCTCGCCACGCTGGCCCGTGAGGGCGGGGGCGAGGTCCTGGTGCGTGGCTACCAGGCCTCGGACCTGGACGGCTGCCGGCTGGTGATCGCGGCGACCGACGACTCGGCGCTCAACGCCCAGGTCTCGACCGAGGCCCAGGCGCGCAGCCTGCCGGTCAACGTGGTGGACGCTCCGGCCCTGTGCACGGTGATCTTCCCGGCCATCGTCGACCGTTCACCGTTGGTGGTGGCGGTCTCCAGCGGCGGCGACGCTCCGGTGCTGGCGCGGCTGATCCGCGCCAAGCTGGAAGCCTGGATTCCATCCGCCTATGGCGAACTTGCCGGCCTGGCCGCACGCTTCCGTGAGCGGGTCAAGGCCTTGTACCCGGATGTCAACCAGCGTCGCGGCTTCTGGGAAACTGTGTTCCAGGGCCCGATCGCCGAACGTCAGCTGGCCGGGCAGGGCGCCGAGGCTGAGCGCCTGTTACAGGCGATGGTCGACGGCGCGCCGGTGCAGCAGGGCGGCGAGGTGTACTTGGTGGGCGCGGGGCCGGGCGATCCGGACCTGCTGACCTTCCGCGCCCTGCGCCTGATGCAGCAAGCCGATGTGGTGCTTTACGACCGTCTGGTGGCCCCGGCCATCATCGAGATGTGCCGGCGTGACGCCGAACGCATCTATGTCGGCAAGCGCCGCGCCGATCATGCCGTGCCGCAGGATAAGATCAACCGCCTGCTGGTCGACCTGGCTCGCCAGGGCAAGCGCGTGCTACGGCTCAAAGGTGGCGATCCGTTCATCTTTGGCCGGGGAGGCGAGGAGATCGAAGAGCTGGCCGACGAGGGTATTCCGTTCCAGGTGGTGCCGGGCATCACGGCAGCCAGTGGTTGTTCGGCCTATGGCGGGATTCCGCTGACCCACCGGGACTATGCCCAGTCGGTGCGCTTCGTTACTGGCCACCTGAAGGATGGCACCAGCAACCTGCCCTGGAATGACCTGGTGGCTCCGGCCCAGACCTTGGTGTTCTATATGGGCCTGGTCGGCTTGCCGACCATCTGCGCCGAGTTGATCCGCCATGGCCGTGCGGCGAGTACGCCGGCCGCGCTGGTGCAGCAGGGGACCACTCGCAACCAGCGGGTGTTCACCGGCACCCTGGCCGACCTGCCGGCGCTGGTGGCACGCCACGAAGTGCATGCGCCGACCCTGGTGATCGTCGGGGAAGTGGTGCAGTTGCGCGAGAAACTGGCGTGGTTCGAAGGCTCGCAAGACGTCTGA
- the serS gene encoding serine--tRNA ligase, with amino-acid sequence MLDSKLLRGQLQEVADRLASRGFSLDVARIESLEERRKAVQTRTEQLQAERNARSKSIGQAKAKGEDIAPLMADVERMANELAAGKTELDGIQAELDGILLTIPNLPDASVPVGASEDDNVEVRRWGTPKAFDFEIKDHVALGEVSGGLDFEAAAKLSGARFAVLRGPVARLHRALAQFMINLHTGEHGYEEHYTPYLVQAPALQGTGQLPKFEEDLFKISREGEADFYLIPTAEVSLTNLVAGEILDAKQLPLKLVAHTPCFRSEAGASGRDTRGMIRQHQFDKVEMVQVVEPAKSMEALEGLTANAERVLQLLELPYRVLALCTGDMGFGAVKTYDLEVWVPSQDKYREISSCSNCGDFQARRMQARWRNPETGKPELVHTLNGSGLAVGRTLVAVLENYQQADGSIRVPEVLKPYMGGVEVIR; translated from the coding sequence ATGCTCGATTCCAAACTGTTACGCGGCCAACTTCAGGAAGTGGCTGACCGCCTGGCCTCCCGTGGCTTCAGCCTGGATGTCGCGCGCATCGAATCGCTGGAAGAGCGCCGCAAGGCGGTGCAGACCCGCACCGAGCAACTGCAGGCTGAGCGTAACGCCCGCTCCAAGTCCATCGGCCAGGCCAAGGCCAAGGGTGAGGACATCGCCCCGCTGATGGCCGACGTCGAGCGCATGGCCAACGAGCTGGCCGCCGGCAAGACCGAGCTGGACGGTATCCAGGCGGAACTGGACGGCATCCTGCTGACCATCCCCAACCTGCCCGACGCCAGCGTGCCGGTCGGCGCCAGCGAAGACGACAACGTCGAAGTGCGCCGCTGGGGCACGCCGAAGGCCTTCGATTTCGAGATCAAGGACCACGTCGCCCTGGGCGAGGTCAGCGGTGGCCTGGACTTCGAGGCCGCGGCCAAGCTGTCCGGCGCCCGCTTTGCCGTGCTGCGTGGCCCGGTGGCCCGCCTGCACCGCGCCCTGGCGCAGTTCATGATCAACCTGCACACCGGCGAGCACGGCTACGAGGAGCACTACACCCCGTACCTGGTGCAGGCCCCGGCCCTTCAGGGCACCGGCCAGCTGCCGAAGTTCGAGGAAGACCTGTTCAAGATCTCCCGCGAAGGCGAGGCCGATTTCTACCTGATTCCGACCGCCGAAGTGTCGCTGACCAACCTGGTGGCGGGTGAAATCCTCGACGCCAAGCAGCTGCCGCTGAAGCTGGTCGCCCACACCCCGTGCTTCCGCAGCGAGGCCGGCGCCTCGGGCCGTGATACCCGCGGCATGATCCGCCAGCACCAGTTCGACAAGGTCGAGATGGTCCAGGTAGTCGAACCCGCTAAATCCATGGAAGCCCTGGAAGGCCTGACCGCCAACGCCGAGCGCGTGCTCCAGTTGCTGGAACTGCCGTACCGCGTACTGGCGCTGTGCACCGGCGACATGGGCTTCGGCGCGGTGAAGACCTACGACCTGGAAGTCTGGGTGCCAAGCCAGGACAAGTACCGCGAAATCAGCTCCTGCTCCAACTGCGGTGACTTCCAGGCACGTCGCATGCAAGCCCGCTGGCGCAACCCGGAAACCGGCAAGCCGGAGCTGGTGCACACCCTCAACGGGTCGGGCCTGGCCGTTGGCCGTACCTTGGTCGCCGTGCTGGAGAACTACCAGCAGGCTGACGGTTCGATCCGTGTGCCTGAAGTGCTCAAGCCGTACATGGGTGGCGTCGAGGTCATTCGCTGA
- the crcB gene encoding fluoride efflux transporter CrcB, with protein sequence MIALIAAVSAGGIAGTLLRFATANWVTAHWPRYFYAGTLAVNLVGCLLIGLLYGLFLHKPLVPVELRAGLIVGFLGGLTTFSSFSLDTVRLMESGQVPLALGYTIISVVGGLLATWAGLSLTRF encoded by the coding sequence TTGATTGCATTGATTGCCGCAGTCAGCGCCGGCGGTATCGCCGGCACGCTGTTGCGTTTCGCCACTGCCAACTGGGTGACGGCCCACTGGCCGCGATACTTCTATGCCGGTACGCTGGCGGTCAATCTGGTCGGCTGCCTGCTGATCGGCCTGTTGTACGGGCTGTTCCTGCACAAGCCGCTGGTGCCGGTCGAGCTGCGCGCCGGGCTGATCGTCGGCTTTCTCGGCGGCCTGACCACCTTTTCCTCCTTCTCGCTCGATACCGTGCGCCTGATGGAAAGCGGGCAGGTCCCGCTGGCCTTGGGCTATACCATTATCAGCGTGGTGGGCGGCCTGCTCGCGACCTGGGCCGGCCTGTCCCTGACCCGATTCTGA